TTTTTCTGCTTTGCTAATAATATTAGAGTGTCCTTAAAACAGACGGAAGTTAACTATCTTGGCATGCTTCATCATCAACATGTTGTTAAACTCATTGGATATTGCATGGATGGCGAGAATCGGCTTTTGGTCTATGAGTTCATGCCCAAGGGCAGTCTGGAAAACCATTTATACAGAAGTAAGTGAAGGAATCTCAAAATGAAAAACTCCTATTCGTTATAAATTTCTGAAATAATCGGAAGCAAAGTTTGCTGTATTTCTAACTACTAACTGTAATTTGTGTTTTCTGTTGCAGGAGGTGTTCAACCACTTTCTTGGGCAATTAGGATGAAAGTTGCCACTGGAGCTGCTCGGGGACTTTGTTTCTTGCATGATGCAGAATCGCAAGTCATATACCGTGACTTCAAAGCTTCTAATATCCTTTTAGACGTGGTATGTTCCGCAAGCAAATGAAAATTGAAAGCCAGTGTTTTTCCGCATAAACTAAAATTGCCTTGAATTTATGGTATATATGATTTTATTGCAGGAATTCAATGCAAAGCTTTCTGACTTCGGCTTGGCGAAGGCCGGCCCTACTGGTGACAGGACTCACGTTTCAACCGAAGTCATGGGTACTCAAGGCTATGCTGCACCAGAATATGTTGCCACAGGTTTGTGTAAATTAGCTttactttccttttctttcttcattttaACAGTTTCACCTGGTTAAACAAGCAAATTATTTACCACTGGATAATAGAAACCGATGAAGTTTGAAGAAATCAATCACTAAAAATGTATTACTTGAGCAGGTCGATTATCAGCCAGGAGTGATGTTTACAGCTTTGGGGTTGTATTATTAGAACTCCTGTCAGGACGTCGTGCTGTAGACAAGAGTAAGTCTGGTGTGGAACAGAATCTAGTTGATTGGGCAAGGCCGTATTTGAGTGACAAGCGTAAGCTATTCCGAATTATGGACACAAAGATGGAAGGTCAGTATCCGCAGAAAGGAGCATTCATGGCTGCAACCCTTGCCTTACAGTGTCTAAGCCAAGACCCTAAAGTTCGACCACAAATGGCCGAGGTCTTACAGAAACTAGAAGAAATACAAGCTCCAAGGAACTTGGTTAGAAACTCCCCATCAGAGCAGTGCAGTCCCTTAAGCAGATCCCCTTTGAGACATAGTCATCATCATTCTACACCTTCGAATCTTACTCCTCGTGGCTCCCCTCTGCCTTCTCGATCCCCCTTGCCCTCTCGGTCACCATTGCTACCTGCAAGCAGTCACCTCAAGTTCGCCAACAAAGTGGATAAACATAGTCGTCAAATCTAGCTTTTCCATTGTATATCATAGAATCAGCCATCTCTGGGTTCTTTCCCAATTTTTTGAATCTGAGCTACTTCGGCCAGTTCCTTCCTTACTAGTGTAGTTATTCCCATATACTCTACGATATTGAAGTGTTATTGTGCTTACACAATTAGTATGTTTGTATTCATGGGTTGTTTCATTTTCCTGAAACAAATCCAATCTACAGTCTTAACGCAGTATGGCTGTATGTACAAGGTTTTTGTATCTCTGATAAAAAAAGAAACAGAAGGTAAACTTAAGGTTCTTCCTTCGCTTTTATTTGCGCCGCACTTTAAGATTAAAAGTCTTTCTCAAACATTTGCCAGAATTGCAATACTGACAGTTGCGTATCAGAAACACACAGTAGTATTGAAATACTTAAAAACTGTTATTTATGTTCATATGGTTTCATACAAGGTTATTATAGGAGACCCATCATTCCATGGCCCACATAAATAGCTGCTGCCTACTGCCATATCCTGGCGACAGTTGCTCCATGAAAGTCTTCAGAAGATAAATGGCTCCACAGCAACCTTTCAGGTTCTGATATCATCAAGATTTTTTTCTCGCAAAATCAAACTAATAAATCTAGCCCAACTAATCCCAACTGTCTAAACTGTGAAATACCCATATATTGATCGCCCAACTTTCTCAGACAAATGCAAAAATAATAGAAACCCACTTTTATTCTCGGGAACTTGATTGCCCCAATGTGACACAATTATACCTCGTTAAAGCCTGCATCGATGCATAGGCCATGTATTCAAAACTCCAATTAGAAATTTGCGTCCATATATATTCACCGAGTTGCATAAAGCCGCTAAGATATCTGCTACTTCGGCGCCTGCACTAGTCTGAAAGATCCAGATACTTAAACAAGATCTTGATGGAAACCGGACTACCATGCAGGTCTTACTAGAGATTTTCAAGATGCAAGGAAAAGATTTCCACCTGGTTATGTTTGTTTTCAGCATGGAGGCATTAAGTGCTCTCTGTCAATGGTATAGCAACATTTTCACTGGATGCATGGTGGATTTTCTATGTCGAGCAGGACTGGTTGTTGAGGCATATGAGTTCATGTGAAGTATGCCAAAGACCCGTGATTATATAGCAGCTTGGGTCATGTAAAAGTCTAGAATTACAGAACTGGCTAATCAAATCAAGAATCACTTGCTTGAGTAGGAGCCTGAAGACAGCTGGGTTGCTTGTACCACATACACATACCACTATAGGTGAATGGGATAGCTTCCAAAGGGTAAGAACAGAAACAAGGACAAGGGCCGCATGTAAAAAGGTTCGATATTTATAGACGTCATTTAACGACTCAAAAGTGCCATTAGTACTTAACCATAAGTTAATGACTAACTACTTAGTGCCCTCTGCTTTCATTTAACATGCCACAGTACATGTTTGAATTGAAGCTGCTAGTAAGGTTGGCCGTAAACTAGAACTAATGAATAACTCTTGCTATTTGTTGCATACTCACTTCTCGAAAATAAATTCTTGAATTTCGATTCCTGTATGCCGGGCACCACCCTGAATTCTCACCATAATCTCGTCTCCAACTTTGAGTGAAGTCACAGGAATTGCAGTTTTGGTTGGCTTATTAGTACCTGTAAAATATTAGGGATAGTTATAAAATCTGCCAGATCCCATCAACACAAAGTAAGAGCCAGAATTGTAGAGAGTCAGACTGGACCTTGACAGGGGCAAACTAATCCAACAGTTTCTGCATTCTGTAAAAGGATGCTATAGAACGTTTGGT
Above is a genomic segment from Papaver somniferum cultivar HN1 chromosome 10, ASM357369v1, whole genome shotgun sequence containing:
- the LOC113317825 gene encoding probable serine/threonine-protein kinase PBL3, producing the protein MGNCFGSSGKVDNVQSSTTNTSTNNSGGSKISSATSISPPSTTLPTPRSEGEILSCPNLKAFTFSELKSATRNFRPDSLIGEGGFGCVYKGWIDNQTLAPSRPGSGMVVAVKKLKPEGFQGHKEWLTEVNYLGMLHHQHVVKLIGYCMDGENRLLVYEFMPKGSLENHLYRRGVQPLSWAIRMKVATGAARGLCFLHDAESQVIYRDFKASNILLDVEFNAKLSDFGLAKAGPTGDRTHVSTEVMGTQGYAAPEYVATGRLSARSDVYSFGVVLLELLSGRRAVDKSKSGVEQNLVDWARPYLSDKRKLFRIMDTKMEGQYPQKGAFMAATLALQCLSQDPKVRPQMAEVLQKLEEIQAPRNLVRNSPSEQCSPLSRSPLRHSHHHSTPSNLTPRGSPLPSRSPLPSRSPLLPASSHLKFANKVDKHSRQI